A part of Arachis hypogaea cultivar Tifrunner chromosome 12, arahy.Tifrunner.gnm2.J5K5, whole genome shotgun sequence genomic DNA contains:
- the LOC112728297 gene encoding ATP-dependent DNA helicase 2 subunit KU80, whose amino-acid sequence MARNKEALVLLLDVGPSMHSVIPEIEKVCSMLVEKKLIFTKYDEVGVVLFGTEDTDNELTEEVGGYQHVVVLKNIKVVEGDIVEALQQLPRGATHGDFLDAIIVGMDMLIKKFGETNKGKKRLCLITNAQCPIKEPFEGTKEEQVTTIAKQMIVHGMRMESIILRGKLSQDANKKIMDENDQLLRIFSTETSARSTYVENPVSLLGALRTRNITPSTIFKGDLELSPKLRIKVLVYKKTAEEKFPTLKKFSDKAASTDKFATHEVKVDYEYKSSQEPDKVVPPDQRIKGYRYGPQIVPISQAEWDAVKFKPEKGLKLLGFTDSSNVLRHQYMKDVNVFVAETGNTKATLALSSLARAMKEMNKVAILRCVWRHGQANVVIGVLTPNLSDKENIPDSLYFNVLPFAEDVREFQFPSFSNFPAPIQPNEQQLEAAANLVKMLDLAPQGKEEVLLPDFTPNPVLERFYRYLELKSKHADAAVPPLDDTLKKITEPDDELLQQNKSVIEKFRRSFELKENPRHKKSRRLLREERYGSSEENSKGEIPALASNLIEDKSNVEVDNIGDLTPVQDFEAMFARRDNPDWVVKAIDAMKNKIHDLIEDSHEGDNNSKALECLAALRKGCINEQEPKQFNNFLRDLWSFCQEKNLHGFCDSLSSKGITLIPKSEAADSEVTEDEARSFLVKSQPKV is encoded by the exons atgGCTCGAAACAAG GAAGCTTTGGTTTTGCTGCTGGATGTGGGGCCATCCATGCACTCTGTTATTCCTGAAATTGAAAAAGTTTGTTCCATGCTTGTGGAAAAGAAG CTGATCTTTACCAAATATGATGAAGTGGGTGTTGTCTTATTTGGAACAGAAG ATACTGATAACGAACTTACGGAAGAAGTTGGAGGATATCAACATgttgtggttttgaaaaatattaaagttGTGGAGGGAGATATTGTTGAGGCTCTACAGCAACTGCCTCGAGGAGCTACACATGGTGATT TTCTTGATGCTATTATTGTTGGCATGGATATGCTGATAAAAAAGTTTGGAGAAACTAACAAGGGAAAGAAGCGTCTATGTCTTATTACAAATGCACAATGTCCAATAAAAGAGCCATTTGAAGGAACAAAAGAGGAACAAGTGACCACCATTGCTAAACAAATGATCGTCCATGGTATGAGGATGGAAAGTATAATTCTGAGAGGAAAGCTTAGTCAAGATGCAAATAAGAAAATAATGGACGAGAACGATCAACTGTTACGTATTTTTTCAACAGAAACTTCTGCAAGGTCAACATATGTGGAGAATCCAGTTTCTTTGCTTGGTGCTCTTAGAACCCGAAATATAACTCCATCCACAATCTTTAAAGGGGATCTTGAATTAAGCCCAAAACTGAGGATTAAG GTTTTGGTATACaagaaaacagcagaagaaaagtTTCCAACTCTCAAGAAATTTTCTGATAAGGCTGCTTCAACCGATAAATTTGCTACACATGAAGTCAAAGTGGATTATGAATACAAGAGTTCTCAAGAACCTGATAAAGTTGTCCCGCCAGATCAAAGAATTAAAGGTTATCGATATGGGCCTCAAATAGTTCCCATATCCCAAGCTGAGTGGGATGCTGTTAAGTTCAAACCAGAAAAAGGTCTGAAGCTTTTAGGATTTACTGATTCCTCCAATGTATTGAG ACACCAATACATGAAAGATGTCAATGTCTTCGTAGCTGAAACAGGAAATACAAAAGCCACACTTGCACTTTCTTCGCTAGCAAGGGCTATGAAGGAAATGAATAAAGTGGCAATACTACGTTGTGTTTGGAGACATGGACAAGCGAATGTCGTCATTGGGGTCCTGACGCCCAATCTATCTGATAAGGAAAATATT CCTGATTCGTTATACTTCAATGTACTACCTTTTGCTGAGGATGTGCGAGAGTTTCAATTCCCTTCTTTCAGTAATTTCCCTGCACCGATACAGCCAAATGAACAACAGCTAGAGGCCGCGGCTAACTTGGTAAAAATGCTTGATCTTGCACCACAAGGAAAAGAGGAAGTTCTGCTACCTGATTTTACACCAAATCCAGTCCTAGAG CGCTTTTATCGCTATCTTGAGCTCAAGTCAAAGCATGCAGATGCTGCAGTACCCCCTCTTGATGATACGCTCAAGAAAATCACAGAACCTGatgatgagctccttcaacaaaACAAATCTGTGATAGAAAAATTTCGTCGGTCTTTTGAACTAAAGGAAAATCCGAGG CATAAAAAGTCAAGGCGTTTATTGAGAGAGGAAAGATATGGTTCCAGTGAGGAAAATAGTAAAGGAGAAATACCTGCTCTGGCTTCGAATCTCATTGAAGATAAGTCAAATGTTGAAGTCGACAACATTGGAGATCTGACTCCTGTACAAGATTTTGAAGCCATGTTTGCGCGCAGAGATAATCCAGATTGGGTTGTAAAAGCAATTGAtgctatgaaaaataaaattcatgatCTCATAGAGGATTCCCACGAAGGCGATAACAATTCGAAAGCATTGGAATGTTTAGCTGCGCTCCGCAAGGGATGTATCAATGAGCAG GAACCGAAACAGTTCAACAATTTCCTTCGCGATCTTTGGAGTTTCTGTCAAGAGAAGAACCTTCATGGTTTCTGTGATTCTCTTTCTTCAAAAGGAATCACCTTGATCCCCAAATCAGAAGCTGCAGACAG TGAAGTTACTGAAGATGAAGCAAGAAGTTTCTTAGTCAAATCTCAGCCAAAAGTTTGA
- the LOC112730562 gene encoding ATP-dependent DNA helicase 2 subunit KU80-like isoform X2 yields the protein MARNKEALVLLLDVGPSMHSVIPVIEKLCSMLVQKKLIYNRHDKVGVVLFGTKETCNELTLEIGGYRHVVVLKNLKDVDGDMVEALQKLPRGTKDGDFLDAIVVGMDMLIKMYPKANKVKKRLCLITNAQCPIKASMEGTKEEQVTTIAKQMSVHGTRMESIIVRGKLCQKKANKTTANENHRLLNIFSEETSTRIVYVGNPVSLFGALKTQNKSPHTVFRGDLELSSNMKIKVWVYKKTIEELPNLKKCYEFPDIAVPSDQRVRGYHYGPQIVPISKVALDAVKFKPEKGVKLLGFTNSSNVLRHHYMKDVNIFIPEPENKKAMVALSALARAMKEMNKLAILRCVWRRGQTKVVIGVLIPNISDKENIPDSFYFNVLPFAEDVREFQFPSFSKFPAALQPNQQQLEAASNLVEMLDLAPCGKEKALLPDLTPNPVLERFYRCLELKSKNPGAAVPPIDETLKKITEPDSNLVLKNKSVIDSFRRCFEPNENPRHKKLRRLLLEKSSSSEEDGNGDITPLPSNLIEGKVESICNPTPPQVFEAMSGSRNTQDSVVKAINDTRNKIFELIDESNDGDNYPEALECLTALQKKCIVDQESEQFNNFLCRLWNFIETFIISVDILLLEDSP from the exons ATGGCTAGGAACAAG GAAGCTTTGGTTTTGCTGCTTGACGTGGGTCCATCCATGCATTCTGTTATTCCTGTAATTGAGAAGCTTTGTTCCATGCTTGTGCAGAAGAAG CTGATCTACAACAGGCATGATAAAGTGGGAGTTGTGTTATTTGGGACAaaag AAACTTGTAACGAACTTACTTTGGAAATTGGTGGTTATCGACATGTCGTGGTTTTGAAAAATCTTAAAGATGTGGATGGAGATATGGTTGAGGCTTTACAAAAACTGCCCCGAGGAACTAAAGATGGAGATT TTCTTGATGCTATCGTTGTTGGCATGGATATGCTGATAAAAATGTATCCTAAAGCTAATAAGGTGAAGAAACGACTCTGTCTTATTACGAATGCACAATGTCCAATAAAAGCATCTATGGAAGGAACAaaagaagagcaagttaccaCCATTGCTAAACAAATGTCTGTCCATGGCACAAGGATGGAAAGCATAATTGTGAGAGGAAAGCTTTGTCAGAAGAAGGCAAATAAGACTACAGCGAATGAGAATCATCGCCTTTTAAATATCTTTTCAGAGGAAACTTCTACAAGGATAGTGTATGTGGGGAATCCAGTTTCTTTGTTTGGTGCTCTTAAAACCCAGAATAAATCCCCACATACAGTTTTCAGAGGTGATCTTGAGCTAAGCTCAAACATGAAGATCAAG GTATGGGTGtataagaaaacaatagaagAGCTTCCCAATCTAAAGAAATGTTACGAATTTCCTGATATAGCTGTCCCTTCAGATCAAAGGGTCAGAGGTTATCATTATGGTCCTCAAATAGTTCCTATATCGAAGGTCGCGTTGGATGCTGTTAAGTTCAAACCTGAAAAGGGTGTTAAGCTTCTAGGATTTACTAATTCTTCTAATGTATTGAG ACACCACTACATGAAAGATGTCAATATCTTCATACCTGAACCGGAAAATAAGAAAGCCATGGTTGCGCTTTCTGCGCTAGCAAGGGCTATGAAGGAAATGAATAAGTTGGCGATACTACGTTGTGTGTGGCGACGGGGACAAACCAAAGTTGTTATTGGGGTCCTGATTCCGAATATATCTGATAAAGAAAATATT CCTGATTCATTTTACTTCAATGTACTTCCTTTCGCCGAGGATGTGCGAGAGTTCCAGTTCCCTTCTTTTAGTAAGTTCCCAGCAGCACTACAGCCGAATCAGCAGCAGCTAGAGGCAGCATCTAACTTAGTAGAAATGCTTGATCTTGCACCATGTGGAAAAGAGAAAGCTTTGCTACCTGATCTTACACCAAATCCAGTCCTAGAG CGCTTTTATCGTTGTCTTGAGCTGAAGTCGAAGAATCCAGGTGCTGCAGTACCCCCTATTGACGAGACACTCAAGAAAATTACAGAGCCTGATTCTAACCTGGTTTTGAAAAACAAGTCTGTGATAGACTCATTTCGGAGGTGTTTCGAGCCAAATGAAAATCCCAGG CATAAGAAATTGAGGCGTTTATTGCTTGAGAAGAGTTCTTCTAGCGAAGAAGATGGCAATGGAGACATTACCCCACTGCCTTCGAATCTCATCGAAGGTAAAGTCGAGAGCATCTGCAATCCTACTCCACCCCAAGTTTTTGAAGCCATGTCTGGAAGCAGAAATACTCAAGACTCTGTTGTGAAAGCAATCAATGATACGAGAAACAAAATATTTGAACTGATCGATGAATCAAATGATGGTGATAACTATCCTGAAGCATTGGAATGTTTAACAGCACTTCAAAAGAAGTGCATTGTTGATCAA GAATCAGAACAGTTCAACAATTTCCTTTGCCGTCTTTGGAACTTCATAGAAACCTTCATAATTTCTGTGGATATTTTGCTTCTAGAGGACTCACCTTGA
- the LOC112730562 gene encoding ATP-dependent DNA helicase 2 subunit KU80-like isoform X1 — MARNKEALVLLLDVGPSMHSVIPVIEKLCSMLVQKKLIYNRHDKVGVVLFGTKETCNELTLEIGGYRHVVVLKNLKDVDGDMVEALQKLPRGTKDGDFLDAIVVGMDMLIKMYPKANKVKKRLCLITNAQCPIKASMEGTKEEQVTTIAKQMSVHGTRMESIIVRGKLCQKKANKTTANENHRLLNIFSEETSTRIVYVGNPVSLFGALKTQNKSPHTVFRGDLELSSNMKIKVWVYKKTIEELPNLKKCYEFPDIAVPSDQRVRGYHYGPQIVPISKVALDAVKFKPEKGVKLLGFTNSSNVLRHHYMKDVNIFIPEPENKKAMVALSALARAMKEMNKLAILRCVWRRGQTKVVIGVLIPNISDKENIIMLLQPDSFYFNVLPFAEDVREFQFPSFSKFPAALQPNQQQLEAASNLVEMLDLAPCGKEKALLPDLTPNPVLERFYRCLELKSKNPGAAVPPIDETLKKITEPDSNLVLKNKSVIDSFRRCFEPNENPRHKKLRRLLLEKSSSSEEDGNGDITPLPSNLIEGKVESICNPTPPQVFEAMSGSRNTQDSVVKAINDTRNKIFELIDESNDGDNYPEALECLTALQKKCIVDQESEQFNNFLCRLWNFIETFIISVDILLLEDSP, encoded by the exons ATGGCTAGGAACAAG GAAGCTTTGGTTTTGCTGCTTGACGTGGGTCCATCCATGCATTCTGTTATTCCTGTAATTGAGAAGCTTTGTTCCATGCTTGTGCAGAAGAAG CTGATCTACAACAGGCATGATAAAGTGGGAGTTGTGTTATTTGGGACAaaag AAACTTGTAACGAACTTACTTTGGAAATTGGTGGTTATCGACATGTCGTGGTTTTGAAAAATCTTAAAGATGTGGATGGAGATATGGTTGAGGCTTTACAAAAACTGCCCCGAGGAACTAAAGATGGAGATT TTCTTGATGCTATCGTTGTTGGCATGGATATGCTGATAAAAATGTATCCTAAAGCTAATAAGGTGAAGAAACGACTCTGTCTTATTACGAATGCACAATGTCCAATAAAAGCATCTATGGAAGGAACAaaagaagagcaagttaccaCCATTGCTAAACAAATGTCTGTCCATGGCACAAGGATGGAAAGCATAATTGTGAGAGGAAAGCTTTGTCAGAAGAAGGCAAATAAGACTACAGCGAATGAGAATCATCGCCTTTTAAATATCTTTTCAGAGGAAACTTCTACAAGGATAGTGTATGTGGGGAATCCAGTTTCTTTGTTTGGTGCTCTTAAAACCCAGAATAAATCCCCACATACAGTTTTCAGAGGTGATCTTGAGCTAAGCTCAAACATGAAGATCAAG GTATGGGTGtataagaaaacaatagaagAGCTTCCCAATCTAAAGAAATGTTACGAATTTCCTGATATAGCTGTCCCTTCAGATCAAAGGGTCAGAGGTTATCATTATGGTCCTCAAATAGTTCCTATATCGAAGGTCGCGTTGGATGCTGTTAAGTTCAAACCTGAAAAGGGTGTTAAGCTTCTAGGATTTACTAATTCTTCTAATGTATTGAG ACACCACTACATGAAAGATGTCAATATCTTCATACCTGAACCGGAAAATAAGAAAGCCATGGTTGCGCTTTCTGCGCTAGCAAGGGCTATGAAGGAAATGAATAAGTTGGCGATACTACGTTGTGTGTGGCGACGGGGACAAACCAAAGTTGTTATTGGGGTCCTGATTCCGAATATATCTGATAAAGAAAATATT ATCATGCTGTTGCAGCCTGATTCATTTTACTTCAATGTACTTCCTTTCGCCGAGGATGTGCGAGAGTTCCAGTTCCCTTCTTTTAGTAAGTTCCCAGCAGCACTACAGCCGAATCAGCAGCAGCTAGAGGCAGCATCTAACTTAGTAGAAATGCTTGATCTTGCACCATGTGGAAAAGAGAAAGCTTTGCTACCTGATCTTACACCAAATCCAGTCCTAGAG CGCTTTTATCGTTGTCTTGAGCTGAAGTCGAAGAATCCAGGTGCTGCAGTACCCCCTATTGACGAGACACTCAAGAAAATTACAGAGCCTGATTCTAACCTGGTTTTGAAAAACAAGTCTGTGATAGACTCATTTCGGAGGTGTTTCGAGCCAAATGAAAATCCCAGG CATAAGAAATTGAGGCGTTTATTGCTTGAGAAGAGTTCTTCTAGCGAAGAAGATGGCAATGGAGACATTACCCCACTGCCTTCGAATCTCATCGAAGGTAAAGTCGAGAGCATCTGCAATCCTACTCCACCCCAAGTTTTTGAAGCCATGTCTGGAAGCAGAAATACTCAAGACTCTGTTGTGAAAGCAATCAATGATACGAGAAACAAAATATTTGAACTGATCGATGAATCAAATGATGGTGATAACTATCCTGAAGCATTGGAATGTTTAACAGCACTTCAAAAGAAGTGCATTGTTGATCAA GAATCAGAACAGTTCAACAATTTCCTTTGCCGTCTTTGGAACTTCATAGAAACCTTCATAATTTCTGTGGATATTTTGCTTCTAGAGGACTCACCTTGA
- the LOC112728303 gene encoding uncharacterized protein has protein sequence MAASSSSTFYTNLKFCTKPNNNNKASSLLRISLCHKNNNNNHEDNNNNNSNLNRRELILRSSEIATVGAIFNFSGKKPDYLGVQKNPPSLALCPATKNCISTSENITDTIHYAPPWNYNPEGRKNPISREEAMEELIDVIESTPADKFTPRIVERKEDYIRVEYSILGFVDDVEFWFPPGKGSTVEYRSASRVGNFDFDANKKRIKALRQELEKRGWASAETI, from the exons ATGGCAGCATCTTCATCCAGCACCTTCTACACCAACCTCAAGTTTTGtaccaaacccaacaacaacaacaaagcttcTTCTCTTCTACGTATTAGTCTCTGTcacaagaataataataataatcatgaagacaacaacaataacaacagcaACTTGAACCGAAG GGAACTCATATTGAGAAGCAGTGAAATAGCAACCGTTGGTGCTATCTTCAATTTTAG TGGAAAAAAGCCTGATTATCTTGGAGTGCAGAAAAATCCTCCATCATTAGCTTTGTGTCCAGCAACTAAGAATTGTATATCAACATCTGAGAATATCACTGATACCATCCATTATGCTCCTCCTTG GAATTATAACCCTGAAGGTAGGAAAAATCCTATAAGCAGGGAAGAGGCAATGGAGGAACTGATAGATGTG ATAGAATCAACACCAGCAGACAAATTTACACCACGAATAGTTGAAAGGAAAGAGGACTATATCAGAGTGGAGTACTCAATCTTGGGG TTTGTAGATGATGTTGAGTTCTGGTTTCCTCCTGGTAAGGGTTCAACAGTGGAGTATCGATCCGCATCAAGGGTTGGAAActttgattttgatgcaaataagAAAAGAATTAAG GCATTGAGACAAGAATTGGAGAAGAGAGGATGGGCATCTGCAGAGACGATATAA